Proteins from a genomic interval of Tepidisphaeraceae bacterium:
- a CDS encoding ATP-binding protein, with the protein MTPATPIVQRIVLTGGPGAGKSVISSHLATAHPDRFVRVPEAATQVYDRLQTRWDKLDLPGRRDVQRQIYRLQVEQENRTAAEHPQKVLLLDRGTIDGAAYWPEGAEAYWQDLGTTHARELNRYDAIIWMETAAALGLYDGDASNTCRFEDAPAAVASGKVLLSLWGGHANLKHVGAFANLADKIATVDEVLTKLTQGAGDKTGSLK; encoded by the coding sequence ATGACCCCCGCGACACCGATCGTGCAACGCATCGTGTTAACGGGTGGCCCCGGCGCGGGAAAATCGGTCATCTCAAGCCATCTCGCGACGGCCCACCCCGATCGCTTCGTGCGCGTGCCAGAGGCGGCCACGCAGGTGTACGACCGCCTGCAGACGCGCTGGGACAAGCTGGACCTGCCCGGCCGGCGCGACGTGCAGCGGCAGATTTACCGACTCCAAGTCGAACAAGAAAACCGCACCGCGGCTGAGCATCCACAGAAGGTGCTGCTGCTCGATCGCGGCACGATCGACGGCGCCGCCTACTGGCCGGAAGGAGCCGAGGCGTACTGGCAGGACCTTGGCACCACGCACGCGCGCGAGCTGAATCGCTACGACGCGATCATCTGGATGGAGACCGCTGCGGCGCTTGGCCTTTACGACGGTGACGCGAGCAACACCTGCCGCTTCGAGGACGCGCCGGCGGCCGTGGCGAGCGGAAAGGTGCTACTGAGCCTTTGGGGCGGGCACGCGAACTTGAAGCATGTCGGCGCATTCGCCAATCTGGCAGACAAGATTGCCACAGTCGACGAAGTGCTGACGAAGTTGACGCAAGGCGCGGGCGATAAGACGGGCTCACTGAAGTGA
- a CDS encoding DUF4198 domain-containing protein, which translates to MNRSLLITLLITLSLASLVAHAHDTWLQTNANLVRVGDVVHVDLMLGNHGNDHRDFKLAGKASPQTIALNVIGPDGQSRDLKPSLTDLGYAPKEGYHTARLQTDQPGMYTIVQTSDAVVSYAPLRSIKSGKAFLVASKSLDKPPVDNPGFDRVLGHPLELVPQTNPVTPMGPGTAITVRLLYKGKPLPDTRVSFIPRGHTLASGFDDKFERKTDAGGDATFEPTDGNYYLIVAHHADDDKGEGYDGTKYSATIGLYVPAVCPCCGE; encoded by the coding sequence ATGAACCGCTCACTGCTCATCACGCTGCTGATCACGCTCTCGCTCGCCTCGCTTGTCGCCCACGCGCACGATACCTGGCTGCAGACCAACGCCAACCTCGTGCGCGTCGGCGACGTGGTCCACGTCGATTTGATGCTCGGCAATCACGGCAACGACCACCGCGACTTCAAGCTGGCCGGCAAGGCGTCGCCCCAGACGATTGCGCTGAACGTCATCGGGCCCGACGGCCAGTCGCGCGACCTGAAGCCATCACTGACCGACCTCGGTTACGCCCCCAAGGAAGGCTACCACACCGCGCGCCTGCAGACCGACCAGCCCGGCATGTACACGATCGTGCAGACGAGCGACGCCGTCGTGAGCTACGCGCCGCTGCGGTCGATCAAGAGCGGCAAGGCGTTCTTGGTCGCATCGAAAAGCCTCGACAAGCCGCCGGTCGACAACCCCGGCTTTGATCGCGTGCTCGGCCATCCACTGGAACTGGTGCCGCAGACGAACCCCGTCACCCCGATGGGCCCCGGCACCGCGATCACCGTTCGGCTGCTGTACAAGGGCAAGCCGCTGCCCGATACGAGGGTGTCGTTCATCCCGCGCGGTCACACGCTCGCCAGCGGGTTCGACGACAAGTTCGAGCGCAAGACCGACGCCGGAGGCGACGCCACGTTCGAGCCGACCGACGGCAACTACTACCTGATCGTCGCCCACCACGCCGACGATGACAAAGGGGAGGGCTACGACGGCACGAAGTACTCCGCGACCATCGGCCTGTACGTGCCGGCCGTCTGTCCGTGTTGCGGAGAATAG
- a CDS encoding prepilin-type N-terminal cleavage/methylation domain-containing protein has protein sequence MKTVPYSRAFTLVELLVVIGIIALLIGILLPSLNAARSQARAVACMSNVRQIATAGIMYAQDTKRYVAFVPPIGATPAKDRKELLYPYLRQGKDNTDNVGNQVWHCPSNDRVDVEASYGFNVTLNGVRLNKIRMWSEAVALCDAGLADQPAGNPSLATHCWPPGRAATASSCRPNHRRHPKQMVTVGFVDGHAERLPMRSPFYPGSVGTYTPNGIIDPAHPNYTDSLWDLN, from the coding sequence ATGAAGACCGTTCCGTACTCGCGTGCGTTCACGCTGGTCGAACTGCTTGTGGTCATCGGCATCATCGCGCTGCTCATCGGCATCCTCCTGCCCTCGCTGAACGCCGCCCGCAGCCAGGCACGGGCCGTCGCCTGTATGTCCAACGTTCGCCAGATCGCCACTGCGGGCATCATGTACGCCCAAGACACAAAGCGTTACGTCGCCTTCGTGCCACCGATCGGTGCCACGCCCGCGAAAGACCGTAAGGAACTGCTTTACCCCTACCTGCGCCAGGGGAAGGACAACACCGACAACGTGGGCAACCAGGTCTGGCACTGCCCTTCAAACGATCGCGTGGACGTCGAGGCCAGCTACGGCTTCAACGTCACGCTGAACGGTGTTCGGCTGAACAAGATACGGATGTGGAGCGAGGCCGTCGCTCTGTGTGACGCCGGCCTTGCTGACCAGCCCGCAGGCAACCCGTCGTTGGCAACTCACTGTTGGCCACCGGGTCGGGCGGCGACCGCGTCATCCTGTCGGCCCAACCACAGGCGGCACCCGAAGCAGATGGTCACGGTCGGCTTCGTCGACGGTCACGCCGAGCGCCTGCCGATGCGATCGCCATTTTACCCGGGCTCGGTCGGCACCTACACGCCCAACGGCATCATCGACCCTGCCCATCCCAATTACACCGACTCGCTCTGGGACCTGAACTAA